From the Toxoplasma gondii ME49 chromosome VIIa, whole genome shotgun sequence genome, one window contains:
- a CDS encoding Myb family DNA-binding domain-containing protein (encoded by transcript TGME49_203950), with the protein MPPGVSPSPNPSLLAGVEGPCPSSPDSRRTDASPVTFSFTYPSPSALFDPEKENESSYAPCSSLFSAASHTHVPVKPGVQFDFDSSSQPSHLSSFAAPSLSFFRSCWRDVPGRKPAEEAQTVPVSSLPETDLFAPLALVASRASGCSSQISANAKVACKNSKGRLRGGADREEATDTAVSPVSGILTAGPKEGSLPAGTRPRDGIAAGETVSLDQERPCSSSRPPLSALSLLFSGQSSRRPRESGESLESVAPVCEAAFTFSSPLSVLPPAATVAGACTLTQGGSAWGCRPSGEDFPLRFIPLLHAEPVRGGVEQAVPLDPGPLSWSSCPFVVDPLAFSLSSTLGDGVICSSLSADPAEALQTSAAALATALKFAAAAALCSPKKRASGAASKGSVSPLHPDGGEREREKELAFFQAFLRETQLRRRRARQARREEETSALMPLGAATAASRKQHDDLYQAFHAAHRVAESWAERLSKDVDFFGSRSARQVSCGESEAHASFAAYKKETTSPAEKREGETLDCDHGSLQASRESGQTAQDGLQVLVEQWGTEIVGRVSDKIPVGNIEQKETRKPSKGLDLECAFPAVKLSCRPSSAARAVLYKALRGVANELTQAEELATHLREKTEPSSSATSSVPSPGAVPEEGDLAETKSSGSSAASYAPPAASDGSGPLSSQAPAFQAGDEESTERESDPLAAGVERGSASSFNFLEEAEEAEEAQVQKLVKRAMLLRSLRDLLREHLSVSLPSGAPLSLSPTKRDPPSGPSSPAAAGPSAPASEDATSDFFSEEKQRHERILSLLLRQVERHEDRQVHELLLSTSTPKPVKQRLVQVLLAEVLAEVSVTFHHERLRKLSPSVGSRKPSHGTLSMPVASERGRACLTSAGAAPASGKPGTQPGVSGGPLAPASSPAGEGVLPAELAGPSPLSILQCLVRAQRAEAATAEVQAEVVAAGRAALLRLAHLAPRLAACIPLLAPYLNHLPRLLHVQLQLLAQQAQRGELTTKGIEEKLLKHFRDQEAFACTPFFAALSQQLAECLAGSRPILPAPSLATVALAPGAATPQTLASGLLAPGAAAGPFFLAQGAGGERGLASVGALAPRLAALGTAREDGKAANTPGGLAGKPPASAAAKKPSRKGMGMSGWALFAKEKRAELQQEGTLEGETLPEQTSFVARFWHQLSKEKKAEWGRRAEELNRQAGLRMKKEEEIRKMKEQAEAEEKKRAAAATVTGLSEAGLGGVPLQGPSGSLPQLKPVLGAPMLHPSLAPFTTAKNTLPGGAYPHPGPDDRAHQSLLPAGTPAGPATRVVHADGSVSFVGHTVSGASPSPAGGLPGDGVSPRAAQAGEEASQASSGFARTPQPQGLATPFAVPGPLARPPQPPDGMQSGVGADFPAAKKKSRSGGSGKKGEGQGKGGRGYTAFTFFAKEMRQKCKEEGIECGTSLSEQNTFIGDKWRQVSPEEKKIFQQRAKEANEAWRREHEEKLLLAQQKEQEQAQKQDTPADPSLAFAVPQAGATPSAGPPQMSAQAAGQLRSSSLPGSVACSLPVYGSPPQTGAYQLATGPGHPTPSQGAQGGYPPQGPALQERRGEREGDAFGATASHLGLPHTVSGPQGRAPPESRGELGAPAPLPALHRGSTPFSGSPSSASLSAHAVAREEDGSRERVSALDSASPPLKKQRGDSEDAPFFSARPGPGDPASAGAGRGSEAGEVHAGERERRGFYAAAPLPSNAHFGETGCPSVGDQDGAQRAEGRGAVGAVATPEPQWRREDDAFAVQSQLPAAQFTPPPASLPALPPRTSPFPCDHTVGLRKPSLSAPPSAPGLGGLAAYPPEEVLYQLKFDSPLDVEEGRRDEDREERGRKMYGGGDRDASDRTDFFVSEQVHSAPLPSRRSLRAAARGALEKGSSEGTGETGKETKGEEGVDASENEESEGDGAANSKEEEERDAETGDEERGARQGLRRDEGRRGRRGDHLTGGSAREEQQQVESPSSGRFGTRVRRGVSDRDGLRFEETERDQDEGDAETEEKDEEWEEEEGADDSSDEDFEPASRRHSASAKKRLRKVPLPAAVEETGETPDPVRASGRAQRRSGGAARESKGAADEETEVPARRNQGSRRKRTGSTERSKARARRRREEGKELLQLSLPASIVEKEGPLTLWDLIQRNKRKPVSSAKGEQEAEAKAKAGASGENGGRDSQRHGELDESFDSVLGSLFSAPASFGQGTLGGGDQALQALLSPSPTRKGRDEEEEGSAEKDLSALFDTPRQGSAPALRLDADGQLVMDERGEEMEPPVCTCGASLGLFDALGQASAPCVCLFNGRRRLVEEGGPGGVNGLSLQPYAGAYKSTKGKRWTPEETQRFYAALEQYGTDLLLVGTLLPHVTDKQLKLKLKIEERRCPEKVEAALRRRRQLTTDAYEGMHGKINAALHYRRALGSSSSDDSDGESETRRPKAIADSPPISEPTLPSAPENSSSSSFPALLSILADASADGQTAADNTDVDPSLFALPVEGDITAGAGDDLLALFG; encoded by the exons GGCGTGACGTTCCGGGGAGAAAACCCGCTGAAGAAGCCCAGAccgttcctgtctcctcgctgcccGAGACGGATCTATTCGCGCCACTCGCCTTGGTggcctctcgcgcctctggCTGCAGTTCGCAGATCTCTGCAAATGCGAAAGTCGCGTGTAAAAACAGCAAAGGCCGACTTCGAGGGGGCGCCGaccgcgaggaagcgacggaTACTGCGgtttcgcctgtctccggtATCCTGACAGCCGGTCCAAAAGAGGGATCGCTACCTGCGGGGACGCGTCCCCGCGACGGGATCGCCGCGGGAGAGACAGTTTCCCTCGATCAGGAGAGACCCTGTTCCTCGTCGCGCCCGCCGTTatctgctctctcgcttttgtTTTCCGGCCAATCGTCGCGCCGACCTcgcgagagcggagaaagcCTAGAGTCGGTTGCACCCGTCTGCGAAGCCGCCTTCACTTTCTCATCTCCGCTCTCCGTTCTGCCGCCTGCGGCGACAGTCGCTGGCGCCTGCACACTCACACAGGGCGGATCGGCATGGGGCTGTAGACCGAGCGGAGAGGAttttcctctccgcttcatccctctgctgcatgcagagccaGTGCGCGGCGGCGTCGAGCAGGCAGTACCCCTCGACCCCGGCCCGCTCTCGTGGTCTTCTTGTCCGTTTGTCGTTGACCCTCTGGCCTTTTCGCTGTCCTCCACTCTCGGAGATGGAGTCatctgttcgtctctctctgcagacccTGCAGAAGCTCTCCAGACCTCTGCCGCCGCCCTCGCTACCGCTCTGAAGTTCGCTGCGGCCGCTGCACTTTGTTCTccgaagaagcgagcgagTGGGGCGGCGTCGAAAGGCTCTGTTTCGCCTCTGCATCCggacggaggcgagagagagcgcgagaaggagtTGGCCTTCTTTCAGGCGTTCCTTCGAGAGACTCAACtcaggagaaggagagcgagacaggcCAGACGTGAGGAAGAGACCTCCGCCCTCATGCCTCTCGGGGCCGCGACAGCCGCTTCTAGAAAGCAACACGACGACCTCTATCAAGCGTTCCACGCTGCCCACAGGGTCGCGGAGAGCTGGGCGGAGCGCCTGTCGAAGGACGTCGACTTCTTCGGGAGTCGCAGTGCACGCCAGGTGTCCTGCGGAGAGTCCGAGGCACATGCATCTTTTGCAGCCtacaagaaagagacaacgagTCCGgcggaaaaacgcgaaggagagactctCGACTGCGACCACGGATCTCTCCAGGCGTCGCGAGAGAGTGGACAGACAGCCCAGGACGGTCTGCAGGTGCTGGTGGAACAGTGGGGGACAGAGATAGTAGGAAGAGTTTCAGACAAGATACCAGTGGGAAATATCGAacaaaaggagacgaggaaaccgAGCAAAGGGCTAGACCTCGAGTGCGCATTTCCAGCAGTGAAGCTGTCCTGCAGGCCGAGCTCGGCAGCGCGAGCAGTCCTGTACAAGGCCCTTCGAGGCGTGGCGAATGAGCTAACCCAAGCGGAAGAACTCGCTACGCATttgcgagaaaaaactg AACCTTCAAGCTCTGCGACTTCTTCCGTGCCGTCGCCCGGCGCGGTACCTGAAGAGGGAGACCTTGCGGAGACAAAGTCATCGGGATCGAGTGCAGCTTCGTATGCGCCGCCCGCGGCTTCAGATGGCTCAGGGCCTTTGTCGTCACAGGCTCCGGCCTTTCAGGCTGGGGACGAGgagagcacagagagagagagtgaccCTCTCGCGGCGGGCGTGGAAAGAGGCTCTGCGTCGTCCTTCAACTTCttggaagaggcagaagaagccgaagaagcacAAGTGCAAAAGCTTGTGAAACGTGCAAtgctccttcgctctctgcgcgACCTGCTCCGGGAACActtgtctgtctcgctgccGTCGGGCGCgcctctcagtctctctccgacgaagagagacccGCCTTCTGGGCCCTCGTCTCCGGCTGCTGCTGGGCCTTCTGCGCCCGCGTCTGAGGACGCGACCTCAGACTTTTTcagtgaagagaagcagcgccacgaacgcattctgtctctgcttctccgacAAGTCGAGCGGCATGAGGACCGGCAGGTGCAcgagctgcttctctcgacctcgACGCCGAAGCCTGTGAAGCAGCGTCTCGTCCAAGTTCTCCTCGCAGAGGTTTTAGCGGAGGTGTCGGTTACATTTCACCACGAACGCCTTCGGAAGCTGTCCCCTTCTGTGGGGTCGAGAAAGCCGAGCCACGGAACGCTGTCGATGCCTGTGGCCAGCGAGAGGGGCCGCGCATGTCTCACCTCCGCGGGGGCCGCGCCGGCTTCCGGGAAACCGGGCACTCAGCCGGGTGTGTCTGGGGGTCCTCTAGCCCCCGCTTCTTCCCCCGCTGGGGAGGGTGTGTTGCCGGCTGAACTCGCGGGGCCCTCGCCTCTGAGCATCCTGCAGTGCCTCGTTCGCGCCCAACGCGCGGAAGCCGCGACCGCGGAGGTCCAGGCGGAGGTGGTCGCGGCCGGGCGCGCggcgctgctgcgtctcgccCACCTGGCGCCCAGACTGGCGGCGTGTATCCCATTGCTCGCGCCGTACCTCAACCACTTGCCGCGGCTCCTTCACGTGCAACTTCAGTTGCTCGCTCAGCAGGCCCAGCGCGGGGAACTGACGACGAAAGGCATCgaggagaagctgctgaaGCACTTCAGAGATCAGGAagcctttgcatgcacgcccttcttcgccgcgcTCTCACAGCAGCTCGCTGAGTGCCTCGCGGGCTCGCGCCCCATCCTCCCCGCTCCAAGCCTCGCCACTGTAGCTCTCGCGCCCGGCGCCGCGACCCCCCAGACCCTCGCCTCGGGTCTCCTCGCGCCCGGCGCCGCGGCTGGgcccttctttctcgcccaAGGGGCCGGCGGCGAGCGCGGGCTGGCCTCGGTGGGAGCCCTGGCGCCGCGTTTGGCTGCCCTGGGGACGGCGCGCGAAGACGGGAAGGCTGCCAACACTCCGGGAGGACTCGCGGGGAAGCCACCAGCTTCGGCCGCGGCGAAGAAACCCTCGCGAAAAGGCATGGGGATGAGCGGCTGGGCGCTCTttgcgaaagagaaacgcgccgAGCTTCAGCAAGAGGGCACGCTGGAGGGCGAGACGCTGCCCGAGCAGACGTCCTTCGTCGCGCGCTTCTGGCACCAACTgagcaaggagaaaaaggccgAGTGGGGACGCCGGGCCGAGGAGCTGAATCGACAGGCCGGCCTCcggatgaagaaggaagaagagattcGCAAGATGAAGGAGCAGGCGGAagccgaggagaagaagcgggcGGCCGCGGCAACCGTCACAGGCTTGTCGGAAGCAGGCCTGGGTGGGGTTCCCCTCCAGGGACCCTCAGGAAGTCTCCCGCAGTTAAAACCGGTTTTGGGGGCTCCCATGCTGCATCCGTCTCTTGCGCCGTTCACAACTGCGAAGAACACCCTCCCTGGAGGCGCCTATCCGCATCCAGGGCCCGACGACCGCGCCCACcagtctctgcttcctgccGGGACGCCGGCGGGCCCCGCGACCAGGGTCGTGCACGCAGACGgatctgtctcctttgtggGGCACACCGTGTCGGGGGCCAGCCCATCGCCCGCGGGGGGTCTCCCAGGGGACGGGGTGTCTCCGAGGGCGGCACAGGCGGGCGAGGAGGCGTCGCAGGCTTCGTCGGGCTTCGCACGGACCCCACAGCCGCAGGGCCTTGCCACGCCGTTTGCAGTCCCCGGGCCTCTGGCGAGGCCCCCCCAGCCACCAGACGGCATGCAGAGCGGCGTCGGAGCGGACTTTCCGGCGgccaagaagaagagccgctCTGGGGGCAGCGGGAAGAAGGGTGAAGGCCAGGGCAAGGGCGGCCGCGGGTATACCGCGTTCACGTTTTTTGCGAAAGAGATGCGACAGAAGtgcaaggaagaaggcatCGAGTGCGGGACATCCCTTAGCGAGCAGAATACGTTCATCGGAGACAAGTGGCGGCAGGTGTCTcctgaggagaagaagatttTCCAGCAGCGCGCGAAGGAGGCCAACGAGGCATGGCGCCGCGAGCATGAGGAGAAGCTCCTCCTGGCGCAGCAGAAGGAGCAGGAACAGGCCCAGAAGCAAGACACGCCCGCGGACCCTTCCCTGGCGTTTGCCGTCCCCCAGGCAGGCGCCACCCCGAGTGCTGGGCCCCCACAGATGTCAGCGCAAGCGGCAGGACAACtgcgctcttcctcgctcccgGGGTCCGTCGCCTGTTCGCTTCCCGTCTACGGTTCGCCTCCCCAGACAGGCGCGTACCAGCTCGCAACGGGGCCTGGACACCCCACACCCTCTCAGGGCGCTCAGGGCGGGTATCCGCCCCAAGGGCCTGCCCTGCAggagcggcgaggagagagagagggcgacGCGTTCGGCGCCACAGCTTCGCACCTTGGGCTCCCACACACTGTGTCCGGGCCCCAAGGCCGCGCGCCTCCTGAGTCCCGAGGCGAGTTGGGCGCGCCCGCTCCTCTTCCCGCGTTGCATCGAGGGTCAACCCCCTTCTCTGGGTCGCCttcgtccgcttctctctccgcgcatgcagttgcccGTGAAGAAGACGGTTCGCGAGAGAGGGTGAGCGCTCTCGAttcggcgtctccgccgctgaagaagcaacgAGGTGACAGTGAGGACGCGCCCTTCTTTTCCGCTCGCCCGGGGCCGGGAGACCCGGCCTCTGCAGGTGCGGGCAGGGGTTCTGAGGCGGGtgaggtgcatgcaggcgagcGAGAGCGGCGGGGGTTCTACGCCGCGGCGCCCCTTCCTTCGAATGCCCACTTTGGCGAGACCGGGTGTCCCTCCGTGGGGGATCAGGATGGAGCCCAGAGAGCCGAGGGGCGCGGGGCAGTGGGTGCCGTGGCGACCCCAGAGCCGcagtggagacgcgaggacgACGCTTTTGCTGTCCAAAGCCAACTGCCTGCTGCGCAGTTCACACCTCCGCCCGCGTCACTTCCTGCCTTACCGCCGAGAACCTCACCCTTTCCTTGCGATCACACTGTGGGGCTCAGGAAGCCCAGTCTCTCCGCGCCTCCGTCCGCGCCGGGCTTGGGGGGTCTGGCGGCGTACCCGCCGGAGGAGGTCTTGTACCAGCTCAAGTTTGACTCGCCGCTCGACGTCGAGGAGGGCCGGCGAGAcgaagaccgagaagagagaggacgaaagaTGTACGGAGGTGGGGATCGGGATGCGTCTGACAGAACGgatttctttgtctccgagCAAGTCCACAGTGCGCCGTTGCCTTCGCGAAGGAGCCTGCGAGCAGCTGCTCGCGGGGCGCTGGAGAAAGGCTCCTCAGAagggacaggagagacagggaaggagacTAAGGGTGAAGAGGGAGTGGACGCGAGTGAGAACGAAGAGTCGGAAGGAGACGGCGCCGCGAACtcgaaggaggaggaagagagagacgccgagaccggagacgaggagcgtggggcgcgacagggcctcaggagagacgaggggcgaagaggcagacgcgggGATCACTTGACTGGCGGGAGCGCTCGCGAGGAACAGCAACAAGTCGAGTCACCTTCCAGCGGCCGGTTCGGGACCCGAGTCCGACGGGGCGTGAGTGATCGCGACGGGCTTCGAtttgaagagacagaacgtgaccaagacgaaggagacgctgaaACCGAAGAAAAGGATGAAGAgtgggaagaggaagaag GTGCAGACGATTCCAGCGACGAGGACTTCGAACCTGCCTCCAGACGTCACTCCGcctctgcgaagaagaggctgaGAAAAGTGCCTCTCCCCGCGGCTgttgaggagacaggcgaaacTCCCGACCCCGTACGCGCCTCCGGAAGGGCACAGCGGCGGTCGGGCGGAGCGGCGAGGGAGTCCAAGGGGGCCGCGGACGAGGAGACTGAAGTGCCTGCGAGAAGGAATCAGGGCAgccggagaaaaaggacTGGCTCGACGGAGAGGTCCAAAGCGCGagcgcgaagacgaagagaagaaggaaaggaattGCTGCAACTCTCGCTTCCTGCCTCCATCGTCGAAAAAGAAG GGCCGTTGACACTCTGGGACTTGATTCAACGAAATAAGCGAAAACCAGTCAGCTCCGCCAAAGGCGAACAAGAAGCCGAGGCCAAGGCAAAAGCCGGTGCGAGTGGCGAGAACGGTGGGAGAGACTcgcagagacacggagaaTTGGACGAG TCTTTCGACTCAGTGCTGGGgtcgctcttctcggcgCCGGCTTCCTTCGGCCAAGGCACTTTGGGAGGGGGCGACCAGGCCCTGCAGGCCCTGTTGTCTCCGTCCCCAACGCGAAAGGGgagagatgaggaagaagaaggcagcgcTGAAAAGGATCTTAGTGCGCTTTTCGACACCCCCCGACAAGGATCTGCGCCGGCTCTCAGGCTTGACGCTGACGGCCAGCTCGTCATGGACGAACGCGGCGAAGAAATGGAGCCTCCCGTGTGCAC GTGTGGGGCCAGTTTGGGTTTGTTTGATGCTCTTGGCCAAGCTTCTGCTCCATGCGTGTGCCTCTTTAACGGGCGACGACGCCTggtggaagaaggcggcCCTGGAGGCGTGAAcggtctgtctcttcagccGTATGCAGGGGCCTACAAGAGCACGAAAGGAAAAAGGTGGActccagaagaaacgcagag GTTCTACGCTGCGCTCGAACAGTACGGCACAGATCTTCTGCTGGTTGGGACGCTGTTGCCGCATGTGACCGACAAGCAACTGAAACTCAAGTTGAAGATTGAAGAGCGGCGGTGCCCAGAAAAG GTGGAAGCTGCGCTACGCCGACGTAGACAGTTGACAACCGACGCGTACGAGGGG ATGCACGGAAAAATCAACGCAGCGCTGCACTACCGGAGAGCCCTCGGTTCTTCGTCCTCAGAcgacagcgacggagaaagcgaaacgcgaCGCCCAAAGGCAATCGCAGATTCGCCTCCAATTTCGGAGCCGACGCTGCCGTCTGCGCCAGAAA attcttcgtcctcgtccttcCCTGCGCTCTTGTCGATTTTGGCCGATGCCTCTGCGGACGGGCAGACAGCGGCAGACAACACTGACGTCGATCCTTCCCTCTTTGCGCTTCCTGTCGAGGGAGACATAACGGCAGGAGCAGGTGACGACCTCTTAGCTCTCTTTGGGTAG